Proteins from a single region of Verrucosispora sp. NA02020:
- a CDS encoding Gfo/Idh/MocA family protein yields the protein MSPQPGKRARYAVVGTGARAEMFVRALVRDHADTAELVAFADVNQARMDAHNRWLGELGHARLPTYHADDFTTMLAEERVDVVLVTSVDVTHDTYVVAALDAGCDVVTEKPMTTDAARCHRILDAVRRTGRRVTVAFNYRYNPLHEQMRRLLAEGAVGEIGSVHFEWLLDVRHGADYFRRWHRDKASSGGLMVHKASHHFDLVNWWLDATPVQVYAAGRLFFYGDDGRRHGYARDYDRAHAAPAAADDPFALRLAEHPRLRELYLDAEAADGYHRDRNVFAPGVTIEDDMAVLATYSSGATMTYHLTAYAPWEGYRVMVNGSRGRLELEVTESEFVSPAAAGALKGAALHGTEAAAEGGQATLTLRPFWSPPRRIEVDGYTRHGHGGADARMTQVIFGGVPDPLDRAASARDGALALLTGLAANRSFDTGAPVRVADLLTLD from the coding sequence GTGTCACCGCAACCCGGCAAGCGCGCCCGGTACGCCGTCGTCGGCACCGGCGCCCGCGCCGAGATGTTCGTCCGGGCCCTGGTCCGCGACCACGCGGACACCGCCGAACTGGTCGCGTTCGCCGACGTCAACCAGGCCCGGATGGACGCCCACAACCGGTGGCTCGGCGAGCTGGGCCACGCTCGGCTGCCGACGTACCACGCCGACGACTTCACCACCATGCTGGCCGAGGAACGTGTCGACGTGGTGCTGGTGACCTCGGTCGACGTCACCCACGACACGTACGTGGTGGCCGCGCTGGACGCCGGCTGTGACGTGGTCACCGAGAAACCGATGACCACCGACGCGGCCCGCTGCCACCGCATCCTCGACGCGGTACGCCGCACCGGGCGACGGGTGACGGTGGCGTTCAACTACCGCTACAACCCCTTGCACGAACAGATGCGACGGCTGCTCGCCGAGGGCGCGGTCGGCGAGATCGGCTCGGTGCACTTCGAGTGGCTGCTCGACGTGCGCCACGGCGCCGACTACTTCCGACGCTGGCACCGCGACAAGGCCAGCTCCGGCGGGCTGATGGTGCACAAGGCCAGCCACCACTTCGACCTGGTCAACTGGTGGCTCGACGCCACCCCGGTGCAGGTGTACGCCGCCGGCCGACTGTTCTTCTACGGCGACGACGGCCGCCGGCACGGCTACGCCCGCGACTACGACCGGGCGCACGCCGCCCCCGCCGCCGCCGACGACCCGTTCGCGCTGCGCCTGGCCGAGCACCCCCGGCTGCGCGAGCTGTACCTCGACGCCGAGGCCGCCGACGGCTACCACCGCGACCGCAACGTCTTCGCCCCCGGCGTGACCATCGAGGACGACATGGCGGTGCTCGCCACCTACTCCAGCGGCGCGACGATGACCTACCACCTCACCGCGTACGCACCGTGGGAGGGCTACCGGGTGATGGTCAACGGCAGCCGGGGCCGGCTGGAACTGGAGGTCACCGAGAGCGAGTTCGTCAGCCCGGCCGCCGCCGGTGCGCTCAAGGGTGCCGCCCTGCACGGCACCGAGGCCGCCGCCGAGGGCGGTCAGGCCACGCTGACCCTGCGCCCCTTCTGGTCCCCGCCCCGACGCATCGAGGTCGACGGGTACACCCGGCACGGCCACGGCGGTGCGGACGCCCGGATGACCCAGGTGATCTTCGGCGGCGTACCCGATCCGCTGGATCGCGCGGCCAGCGCCCG
- a CDS encoding LacI family DNA-binding transcriptional regulator translates to MPVTIRDVARASGVHISTVSRTFSAPHLVNPETRVRVLACAEDLGYRPNRAARALITGRTHNIGLIIADIANPFFPPLIKAAESQARHRDYHVFVADTNEDAAAEEELVHALAKQVDGVLLCSPRMSNSLIEQLSREVPLVVVNRQLAGLPCVLMDVGQGARTAIEHLVGLGHRQIALLGGPRGSWTSREIRRAASAAARTAGADLTVLGPNPPTEHGGLAQAEPVRRAGVTAVLAYNDLIAIGLLEGLDALGVGVPQEISVVGVDDISLSRLTRPKLTTVATPTAAAGRTAVDMLLQQDTDLPRTSRGSGAGATVGVRRTTAQVMLQTELVIRDSTGPGPHAGRERPGATAVGPGPHRRADPGSPIVAAGDVVAS, encoded by the coding sequence GTGCCAGTCACCATCCGGGACGTCGCACGGGCCTCCGGCGTGCACATCTCCACCGTCTCCCGCACCTTCTCCGCACCACATCTGGTCAACCCGGAGACCCGGGTGCGGGTGCTGGCCTGCGCCGAGGACCTGGGCTACCGGCCCAACCGCGCCGCCCGGGCCCTCATCACCGGCCGGACGCACAACATCGGCCTGATCATCGCCGACATCGCCAACCCGTTCTTCCCGCCGCTGATCAAGGCGGCGGAGAGCCAGGCCCGCCACCGCGACTACCACGTCTTCGTCGCCGACACGAACGAGGACGCGGCCGCGGAGGAGGAACTGGTGCACGCCCTGGCCAAGCAGGTCGACGGGGTGCTGCTGTGCAGCCCCCGGATGAGCAACAGCCTGATCGAGCAGCTCAGCCGCGAGGTGCCGCTGGTGGTGGTCAACCGCCAACTGGCGGGTCTGCCCTGCGTCCTGATGGACGTCGGGCAGGGCGCACGGACCGCCATCGAGCACCTCGTGGGCCTCGGCCACCGGCAGATCGCCCTGCTCGGTGGACCGCGCGGCTCATGGACCAGCCGGGAGATCCGGCGCGCCGCCAGCGCGGCGGCCCGGACCGCCGGTGCGGACCTGACCGTGCTCGGCCCCAACCCGCCCACCGAACACGGCGGCCTCGCCCAGGCGGAGCCGGTCCGCAGGGCCGGCGTCACCGCCGTGCTCGCCTACAACGACCTGATCGCGATCGGGCTCCTGGAGGGGCTCGACGCACTCGGGGTCGGGGTGCCGCAGGAGATCAGTGTCGTCGGGGTCGACGACATCAGCCTGAGCCGGCTCACCCGCCCCAAACTGACGACGGTGGCCACGCCGACCGCGGCCGCCGGCCGGACGGCAGTCGACATGTTGCTGCAACAGGACACCGATCTCCCGCGTACCAGCCGGGGCAGCGGTGCCGGGGCGACAGTCGGCGTCCGTCGTACCACCGCACAGGTAATGCTCCAGACCGAGTTGGTCATCCGCGACTCCACCGGGCCGGGACCACACGCCGGCCGGGAACGTCCTGGCGCCACTGCCGTAGGCCCGGGCCCGCATCGCCGTGCGGACCCGGGCAGCCCGATCGTGGCCGCCGGTGACGTCGTCGCCTCCTAA